From the Platichthys flesus chromosome 6, fPlaFle2.1, whole genome shotgun sequence genome, one window contains:
- the LOC133954628 gene encoding uncharacterized protein LOC133954628, with product MPYHDEEYPGQPLWQSVLLFCCKGMIEGIMVVLFFWLLVQVLFTKQLEVHIQILLLVGLIVFCLSLILGCVLCWRKSQICSGKDKDPVTPPPAEPVTFAQSSPHPAATTDSRQQYEELDGDLLEYPSTFTSPAPSEGEITSLPFSNHARTTSEREKQPKTYFSLRRLSTPPLTSPLYKPIDPSHTSLPTFPKLSLLSKTCNALQRRCPVTEDNVSCNEHSRLTNPGAVSPSMPEEPIPLTPPSYGSSASCKQPASQTPCLHFTMAFSPEQHTLAVTVTGLSGTPHRLEDVSVLGSLPPLYPCPTQASVQSRLSTGPRSLVQLLKVNSVHELQRCTLRAAVYTRQPHSLGGTVLGELEVECGGTDWRAEHPIHYTKELNPNKGKLKKSLNSKDAQGLSCPPQIFILLQYQSLAHRIKTTVLRADNLEKLAHMSAAPDYMVVINLHHDRTVISSRETKGGGCTVWNSSFLFELPPGDISQLPLMLEFIITQNHVDPEATVLGRVVIGAGAADAGRAHWRDMCSLQMEQARWHNVEPEPQ from the exons ATGCCTTACCACGATGAAGAGTACCCTGGTCAGCCTCTGTGGCAGTCTGTCCTGCTCTTCTGCTGTAAGGGGATGATCGAGGGCATCATGGTCGTACTCTTCTTCTGGCTTCTGGTGCAGGTCCTCTTCACCAAACAACTTGAAG TTCACATACAAATTCTCCTCTTGGTCGGCCTCATcgtcttctgtctctctttgatCCTGGGATGTGTCCTGTGCTGGAGGAAAAGTCAGATTTGTTCAGGGAAAGACAAAGATCCTGTGACACCACCCCCTGCTGAACCTGTGACCTTTGCCCAGAGCTCACCTCACCCGGCAGCGACAACAGATTCCAGGCAGCAGTATGAGGAGCTGGACGGTGACCTGCTGGAGTATCCTTCCACATTCACTAGCCCTGCCCCTTCTGAGGGTGAAATCACCTCTCTGCCGTTTTCTAATCATGCTCGAACCACCTCTGAGCGGGAGAAGCAGCCAAAGACTTATTTTTCCTTGCGCCGTCTCAGCACACCACCGCTAACGTCACCCCTTTATAAACCCATAGATCCCAGCCACACTTCCCTGCCCACCTTTCCCAAGCTGTCACTATTGTCCAAAACATGTAATGCTCTGCAGAGGCGCTGCCCTGTCACTGAAGACAATGTATCTTGTAATGAACACAGCAGGCTCACCAACCCCGGTGCTGTCTCTCCCTCTATGCCTGAGGAACCGATCCCACTAACTCCACCGAGCTATGGCTCCAGTGCCAGCTGCAAACAGCCAGCCTCACAAACACCCTGCCTCCATTTCACCATGGCCTTCTCTCCAGAGCAACACACCCTGGCAGTCACCGTCACCGGCCTGAGTGGGACGCCTCACAGACTGGAGGACGTGTCCGTGCTGGGCAGCCTGCCGCCTCTCTACCCCTGTCCCACACAGGCCTCCGTCCAGAGCCGCCTCAGCACGGGGCCACGCAGCCTGGTGCAGCTTTTGAAGGTGAACTCTGTGCATGAGCTCCAGAGGTGCACGCTCAGAGCAGCCGTGTACACTCGGCAGCCACACAGCCTGGGAGGCACCGTGCTGGGTGAACTGGAGGTGGAATGTGGAGGAACAGACTGGAGAGCAGAGCATCCAATTCACTACACGAAAGAACTAAACCCAAACAAGGGGAAACTAAAAAAG AGTTTGAACTCCAAGGATGCACAGGGGCTTAGCTGTCCTCCGCAGATCTTCATTTTGCTGCAGTATCAGTCTCTGGCCCACCGGATCAAAACCACAGTCCTCAGAGCAGATAACCTGGAGAAACTCGCCCACATGTCTGCAGCACCAG ATTACATGGTGGTGATCAATCTGCATCACGACAGAACTgtgatcagcagcagagagactAAGGGAGGCGGCTGCACTGTGTGGAACAGCTCATTCCTGTTTGAGCTTCCTCCAGGAGACATCAGTCAGCTGCCCCTCATGCTGGAGTTCATAATCACACAG AATCACGTGGACCCAGAGGCTACAGTTCTTGGTCGAGTTGTCATCGGTGCAGGGGCTGCGGATGCAGGCCGAGCTCACTGGAGGGACATGTGCAGTCTGCAGATGGAGCAGGCACGCTGGCACAATGTTGAACCAGAACCACAGTAG
- the LOC133955070 gene encoding golgin subfamily A member 6-like protein 24: MRSAVDSGSNDQPTGKKSDSHSRSLREEEIKRQEKQRVDTELCRLREALKEAETRAKTQEEQRNQTLQQLQISTETQRALLSQIEEMNQRLSHTGSNPFEVEEQLSEANNKISQACLEKAILSTQVLKLEDVVKQLQAKLTGALYQKEKAELHQRAQVLETTQPGSGVCEIHDQVAAAESHTYQQDQDTVLMKEKSTSLTETQRALLSQIEEMNQRLSHTGSNPFEVEEQLSEANNKISQACLEKAILSTQVLKLEDVVKQLQAKLTGALYQKEIAELHQRAQVLETTQPGSGVCEIHDQVAAAESHTYQQDQDTVLMKEKSTSLTEMNEKLACELKMMEQQLDTSRSQLQELTAEKGVNTKLIKDLEAERSELIRQKEELLSKMNEGGHEMKEKCCQLREFVEVLELEKQKLQDQCLCLEADVLENKEKLQLLEEETQKRDAARVKNIQDLKAVTSHWTEKWQKVALTLQFTQEELEELKKNNSRNERESVTLLRVELDACKQELELERSRSRLLLHIYKDGGGEAVQPQDKETVTDLSESSLLPEPPADSHRIQKKSPQASEDSQDDEDQANVSTVDPLRTQQEESMRMANQQQEEKMSAIQKFQSLKQLYPVKDEKPPVGVRKDETLCPVNLETVQQNRMVTEQLKSLFKEREGHEAGNVDNTSAAAQTGTFPPQDWTPTPKAVRPAVDRWSCQQSPGLMPVLEEDEESSDLGGEEEGLAGKDQMSAGSAETSNLKANNENLLQVIRLRQPIQDLPTAASDTSSDSEEPHLAHCSDEWDLQPRRPSFYPDGVFLAELVDICSPDEDGV, translated from the exons ATGAGGTCTGCTGTGGACAGCGGAAGCAATGATCAACCAACCGGGAAAAAAAGTGATTCACATAGCAGATcattgagagaagaagagattaAAAGACAG GAGAAGCAAAGGGTTGACACTGAGCTGTGCAGGCTGAGAGAGGCGCTGAAAGAGGCAGAGACAAGAGCGAAAACACAAGAAGAACAACGAAACCAGACCCTGCAGCAACTCCAGATCTCAACTGAG ACACAGAGGGCACTGTTGAGTCAAATcgaggagatgaatcagaggctCAGCCACACAGGGTCAAATCCCTTCGAGGTGGAAGAGCAGCTGAGTGAAGCAAACAACAAAATCAGCCAAGCATGCCTG GAAAAAGCCATCTTGTCAACTCAAGTGCTGAAGCTGGAGGATGTTGTAAAACAGCTGCAGGCCAAACTGACAGGGGCTCTGTATCAGAAG GAGAAAGCTGAGCTGCACCAGAGGGCCCAGGTCCTGGAGACGACCCAACCAGGTTCTGGGGTCTGTGAGATCCATGACCAAGTGGCTGCTGCAGAGTCTCACACTTACCAACAGGATCAGGACACGGTTCTGATGAAGGAAAAATCAACATCTCTCACAGAG ACACAGAGGGCACTGTTGAGTCAAATcgaggagatgaatcagaggctCAGCCACACAGGGTCAAATCCCTTCGAGGTGGAAGAGCAGCTGAGTGAAGCAAACAACAAAATCAGCCAAGCATGCCTG GAAAAAGCCATCTTGTCAACTCAAGTGCTGAAGCTGGAGGATGTTGTAAAACAGCTGCAGGCCAAACTGACAGGGGCTCTGTATCAGAAG GAGATAGCTGAGCTGCACCAGAGGGCCCAGGTCCTGGAGACGACCCAACCAGGTTCTGGGGTCTGTGAGATCCATGACCAAGTGGCTGCTGCAGAGTCTCACACTTACCAACAGGATCAGGACACGGTTCTGATGAAGGAAAAATCAACATCTCTCACAGAG atgaatgaaaagctgGCATGTGAGCTAAAGatgatggagcagcagctggacacATCACGGTCTCAGCTACAGGAGCTGACAGCAGAGAAGGGCGTCAACACCAAACTGATCAAAGATCTCGAGGCAGAGCGCTCCGAGCTGATCAGAcaaaaagaggagctgctgagtAAAATGAATGAAGGTGGACATGAGATGAAGGAAAAGTGCTGCCAGCTCAG GGAATTTGTGGAGGTTTTGGAATTAGaaaagcagaagctgcaggatcagtgtctgtgtttggagGCTGACGTCCTCGAGAATAAGGAGAAGttacagctgctggaggaggagactcAGAAACGAGATGCTGCGAGAGTCAAAAACATCCAGGATCTAAAAGCTGTGACTTCACACTGGACTGAGAAATGGCAAAAGGTGGCCTTGACCCTGCAGTTCACacaagaggagctggaggaactcAAGAAGAACAACTCCAGAAATGAA AGGGAATCTGTCACGCTGCTGAGGGTTGAGCTTGACGCATGTaaacaggagctggagctggaaagGAGCAGGAGtcggctgctgcttcacatctaTAAAGATGGTG GTGGTGAAGCCGTGCAGCCTCAGGACAAAGAAACGGTGACAGA CTTATCTGAATCCTCTTTATTACCGGAGCCACCAGCAGACTCCCACAGGATCCAAAAGAAATCCCCACAG GCCTCTGAAGACAGTCAAGATGATGAGGACCAAGCAAACGTCTCAACCGTTGACCCACTGCGGACTCAGCAAGAAG AGAGCATGAGGATGGCGaatcagcagcaggaggagaaaatgtcGGCAATCCAGAAGTTTCAATCTCTAAAGCAGCTGTATCCG GTTAAAGATGAGAAGCCACCTGTGGGAGTCAGGAAGGATGAAACTCTCTGTCCAGTCAATCTGGAGACAGTCCAGCAGAACAGaatggtcactgagcag TTAAAGAGTTTGTTCAAAGAGCGAGAAGGACATGAGGCGGGAAATGTTGACAACacatcagcagctgctcagaCTGGGACCTTCCCACCTCAGGACTGGACTCCCACTCCAAAAGCTGTCAGG cCCGCAGTGGACAGGTGGAGCTGTCAGCAGAGTCCTGGTTTGATGCCAGTgttggaggaggatgaggagagcaGTGACctaggaggggaggaggaagggttggCAGGAAAGGACCAG ATGTCAGCTGGGAGTGCAGAAACCAGCAATCTGAAGGCAAACAATGAGAATCTGCTGCAAG TCATAAGGCTCAGGCAGCCGATCCAGGATCTTCCCACTGCAGCATCAGACACATCTTCAGATAGTGAAGAGCCCCACCTGGCTCACTGTTCAGATGAGTGGGACCTGCAACCAAGGAGACCGTCCTTCTACCCTGATGGAGTATTCCTGGCTGAGCTTGTAGATATCTGCAGCCCTGATGAAGATGGAGTCTAG